The proteins below come from a single Nocardiopsis gilva YIM 90087 genomic window:
- a CDS encoding response regulator has protein sequence MLLVEDDPGDVLMTKEAFEEHKVGNRLHVVSDGVEALRFLRRDGEYADAPRPHLILLDLNLPRKDGREVLEEVKKDEALAHIPIVVLTTSEAEEDILRSYRLHANAYVAKPVDFDQFIQVVRQIDDFFVTVVRLPKG, from the coding sequence GTGCTGCTGGTCGAGGACGACCCCGGTGACGTCCTGATGACCAAGGAGGCCTTCGAAGAGCACAAGGTGGGCAACCGTCTCCATGTGGTCTCCGACGGCGTCGAGGCGCTGCGGTTCCTGCGCCGCGACGGGGAGTACGCCGACGCGCCCCGTCCGCACCTGATCCTGCTCGACCTCAACCTGCCCCGCAAGGACGGCCGCGAGGTGCTGGAGGAGGTCAAGAAGGACGAGGCGCTGGCGCACATCCCGATCGTGGTGCTGACCACGTCGGAGGCCGAGGAGGACATCCTGCGCAGCTACCGGCTGCACGCCAACGCCTATGTGGCCAAGCCCGTCGACTTCGACCAGTTCATCCAGGTCGTGCGGCAGATCGACGACTTCTTCGTGACCGTGGTACGGCTGCCCAAGGGGTGA
- a CDS encoding HAMP domain-containing histidine kinase — translation MEPPLGGSGGPWSLRRRVTVLLATVAVVLVASVSTIVFAAFNARESLNRQVDQLTPAQTAVQQTMSAYLNQDNGIRGYALTGEIEFLAPYEQGKQSITESKPVLDQIAADDSDIGSDITELLEAGDAWTTDFADPTLEKVHQGKEVSAEDYRLGRERFDELRAAGTKAQTRIDQELDQARDGLTLATQQVVALLMLVGFVVVVMSVFLWVMLQHWVLRPLDELAGHLSQVSEGYYAHRVALHGPPEIERVGRDVDAMRERIVSDLHEVGAARRQLQEQSDLLERQTEELRRSNLELEQFAYVASHDLQEPLRKVASFCQLLQRRYRGQLDERADSYIDFAVEGAKRMQTLINDLLAFSRVGRTKNFTQVDLNVALEDALSSLETRLDEAGAVVTGDDMPTVEGDKTLLTQVFFNLVGNAVKFRGEDSPRVYVSCEQREDEWVFCCSDNGIGIEPQYAERIFVIFQRLHTRDKYGGTGIGLAMCKKIIEFHGGRIWLDTDSDYTGTRICWSLPVEEGGTEETEPSHPAATELSSHDEAGDDTTPRDHGDRSEKV, via the coding sequence ATGGAACCGCCCCTCGGAGGTAGCGGGGGGCCGTGGTCGCTGCGCCGTCGCGTCACCGTCCTGCTGGCGACCGTCGCCGTGGTGCTGGTCGCCTCCGTGTCGACGATCGTCTTCGCCGCGTTCAACGCCCGCGAATCGCTGAACCGGCAGGTGGACCAGCTCACCCCCGCCCAGACCGCCGTCCAGCAGACCATGTCCGCCTACCTCAACCAGGACAACGGGATCCGCGGGTACGCGCTCACCGGCGAGATCGAGTTCCTCGCCCCCTACGAGCAGGGCAAGCAGTCGATCACCGAGAGCAAGCCCGTCCTGGACCAGATCGCCGCCGACGACAGCGACATCGGCTCCGACATCACCGAGCTGCTGGAGGCCGGCGACGCCTGGACCACGGACTTCGCCGACCCCACCCTGGAAAAGGTCCACCAGGGCAAGGAGGTCAGTGCCGAGGACTACCGGCTGGGCCGGGAGCGCTTCGACGAACTGCGCGCGGCCGGAACCAAGGCCCAGACCCGCATCGACCAGGAGCTCGACCAGGCCCGCGACGGCCTCACCCTCGCCACCCAGCAGGTCGTGGCGCTGCTGATGCTCGTCGGCTTCGTCGTCGTGGTGATGTCGGTCTTCCTGTGGGTGATGCTGCAGCACTGGGTGCTGCGTCCCTTGGACGAGCTCGCCGGACACCTCTCCCAGGTGTCGGAGGGGTACTACGCGCACCGCGTCGCCCTGCACGGGCCGCCCGAGATCGAACGCGTCGGCCGCGACGTCGACGCCATGCGCGAGCGCATCGTCAGCGACCTGCACGAGGTCGGCGCCGCCCGGCGCCAGCTCCAGGAGCAGTCGGACCTGCTGGAGCGCCAGACCGAGGAGCTGCGCCGGTCCAACCTGGAGCTGGAGCAGTTCGCCTACGTCGCCTCCCACGACCTGCAGGAGCCGCTGCGCAAGGTCGCCAGCTTCTGCCAGCTGCTGCAGCGCCGCTACCGCGGCCAGCTCGACGAGCGCGCGGACTCCTACATCGACTTCGCGGTCGAGGGCGCCAAGCGCATGCAGACCCTGATCAACGACCTGCTCGCGTTCTCCCGGGTCGGACGGACCAAGAACTTCACCCAGGTGGACCTCAACGTCGCGCTCGAAGACGCGCTGAGCAGCCTGGAAACCCGGCTGGACGAGGCCGGGGCGGTCGTCACCGGCGACGACATGCCCACCGTCGAGGGCGACAAGACCCTGCTCACCCAGGTCTTCTTCAACCTCGTCGGCAACGCGGTGAAGTTCCGCGGCGAGGACTCGCCGCGCGTGTACGTGAGCTGTGAGCAGCGCGAGGACGAGTGGGTCTTCTGCTGCTCCGACAACGGCATCGGCATCGAACCGCAGTACGCCGAGCGGATCTTCGTCATCTTCCAGCGCCTGCACACCCGCGACAAATACGGCGGAACCGGTATCGGTCTCGCCATGTGCAAGAAGATCATCGAGTTCCACGGCGGGCGTATCTGGCTCGACACGGATTCGGACTACACGGGGACCCGCATATGCTGGTCGCTGCCTGTCGAGGAGGGGGGCACGGAGGAGACCGAGCCGTCGCACCCCGCCGCGACCGAGCTCTCCAGCCACGACGAGGCGGGAGACGACACCACTCCCCGCGACCATGGGGACCGTTCCGAAAAGGTCTGA
- a CDS encoding TetR/AcrR family transcriptional regulator, with product MPKISAPTIAAHRAQTRERILEAVATLTRTQGIDGISMTDVAAEAGITRTALYNYFPDKAALLLAFTEQVTHGFVDRYSQELPSDASAAERLSAFVRFQLEGIAEHPHPAAAELGASLGPDAYQALADHVAPMQRLLVQILRDGVEAGEFADFPVEATARLVLTMIGAQRVPLVRGEVSIAEAHVLVSAFTLRALGVTEDKVQRYVSATPRATTEREE from the coding sequence ATGCCCAAGATCTCCGCTCCGACGATCGCCGCCCACCGCGCCCAGACCCGCGAGCGCATCCTGGAGGCGGTGGCCACCCTCACGCGCACCCAGGGGATCGACGGCATCTCCATGACCGACGTCGCAGCAGAAGCGGGCATCACGCGCACGGCCCTGTACAACTACTTCCCGGACAAGGCGGCGCTGCTGCTCGCCTTCACCGAGCAGGTCACCCACGGCTTCGTCGACCGCTACAGCCAGGAGCTGCCCAGCGACGCCTCGGCGGCCGAGCGGCTCTCCGCGTTCGTCCGCTTCCAGCTGGAGGGGATCGCCGAGCACCCGCACCCGGCCGCCGCCGAGCTGGGGGCCAGCCTGGGCCCCGACGCCTACCAGGCGCTGGCCGACCACGTCGCGCCCATGCAGCGGCTGCTCGTGCAGATCCTGCGCGATGGAGTCGAGGCCGGGGAGTTCGCGGACTTCCCCGTGGAGGCCACCGCGCGGCTGGTGCTGACGATGATCGGCGCACAGCGCGTGCCGCTGGTGCGCGGCGAGGTCAGCATCGCCGAGGCGCATGTCCTGGTCTCGGCGTTCACCCTGCGGGCGCTCGGCGTCACCGAGGACAAGGTGCAGCGCTACGTGTCGGCAACCCCACGGGCCACTACCGAGCGTGAAGAATAG
- a CDS encoding fructosamine kinase family protein: MAPPVADRVAELTGRAVAALAPLGSSHAWELYRAELADGADVFVKALPDGTPDGEFAGLFATEAWGLEWLGGSFGSPVPEVLGADERTLVLSWVSERPPTPEAAERFGHQLAGMHATPAEHFGAPRDGYIGPLPLDNTPRDSWPEFYAEQRLLPYLARATDRGVLTPADVRVIERAIDAIGDLPGAPEPPARIHGDLWSGNVIWQDDGAVIVDPAAHGGHREADLAMLALFGLPYLDRVRDGYNEAFPLAAGWRGRIALHQLHPLLVHACLFGAAYRITALNAAQAVLGEV, from the coding sequence GTGGCGCCGCCCGTCGCCGACCGTGTCGCCGAGCTGACCGGCCGCGCGGTCGCCGCGCTGGCGCCGCTGGGATCGAGCCACGCCTGGGAGCTGTACCGTGCCGAACTCGCCGACGGCGCCGACGTCTTCGTCAAGGCGCTGCCGGACGGCACGCCCGACGGGGAGTTCGCCGGGCTGTTCGCCACCGAGGCGTGGGGCCTGGAGTGGCTGGGCGGGTCGTTCGGCTCCCCGGTGCCCGAGGTCCTCGGCGCCGACGAGCGCACGCTCGTGCTCTCCTGGGTGTCGGAGCGGCCCCCGACCCCCGAGGCCGCCGAGCGCTTCGGCCACCAGCTCGCCGGCATGCACGCGACACCGGCCGAGCACTTCGGGGCGCCGCGCGACGGCTACATCGGCCCACTGCCGCTCGACAACACCCCGCGCGACTCCTGGCCGGAGTTCTACGCCGAACAGCGGCTGCTGCCCTACCTCGCCCGCGCCACCGACCGGGGCGTGCTGACACCGGCCGACGTGCGCGTCATCGAGCGGGCCATCGACGCCATCGGCGACCTGCCGGGTGCCCCCGAACCGCCCGCGCGCATCCACGGCGACCTGTGGAGCGGCAACGTGATCTGGCAGGACGACGGCGCGGTGATCGTCGACCCCGCCGCCCACGGGGGCCACCGCGAGGCCGACCTCGCCATGCTCGCGCTGTTCGGCCTGCCCTACCTGGACCGGGTGCGCGACGGCTACAACGAGGCGTTCCCCCTGGCCGCCGGGTGGCGTGGACGGATCGCGCTGCACCAGCTGCACCCGCTGCTGGTCCACGCGTGCCTGTTCGGCGCCGCCTACCGGATCACCGCGCTCAACGCCGCCCAAGCCGTTCTGGGCGAGGTGTGA
- a CDS encoding biliverdin-producing heme oxygenase, giving the protein MESHQRAAATEPTPESPGSPDSSSSSAPFSAELKAATWAHHTTAEEHGFTQALLDGTLSRDGYAAMVAQHYFAYVALEEVGRALADDPIAGRVVFPQLFRVPALRRDLAELYGPDWRDRIAPSAPTRTYVARIEQMADEPGGYVAHHYTRYIGDLSGGQFIRKIAMRSYGLTDAAGVSFYVFDELTSLPRFKDTYRSRLDALDLDEAARRRIVRETQLAYQLNVEVLADLGRDHAPGAAA; this is encoded by the coding sequence GTGGAGAGTCATCAGCGCGCGGCGGCGACGGAACCGACCCCCGAGTCCCCCGGATCCCCAGATTCCTCATCCTCCTCAGCGCCCTTCTCCGCCGAGCTGAAGGCCGCGACCTGGGCGCACCACACGACGGCCGAGGAGCACGGGTTCACCCAGGCGCTCCTGGACGGCACGCTCTCCCGGGACGGGTACGCCGCGATGGTCGCCCAGCACTACTTCGCCTACGTGGCGCTGGAGGAGGTCGGCCGCGCCCTGGCCGACGACCCCATCGCCGGGCGCGTGGTGTTCCCCCAGCTCTTCCGCGTCCCGGCGCTGCGGCGGGACCTCGCCGAGCTCTACGGGCCCGACTGGCGCGACCGCATCGCCCCCTCCGCGCCCACGCGCACGTATGTGGCGCGCATCGAGCAGATGGCCGACGAACCGGGCGGCTACGTCGCCCACCACTACACGCGCTACATCGGCGACCTCTCCGGCGGCCAGTTCATCCGCAAGATCGCGATGCGCAGTTACGGCCTCACCGACGCGGCGGGCGTGTCGTTCTATGTCTTCGACGAGCTGACGAGCCTGCCCCGGTTCAAGGACACCTACCGGTCCCGACTGGACGCCCTCGACCTGGACGAGGCGGCCCGGCGCCGGATCGTGCGCGAGACCCAGCTGGCCTACCAGCTCAACGTGGAGGTCCTCGCCGACCTCGGCCGCGATCACGCCCCTGGGGCGGCGGCCTGA
- a CDS encoding low molecular weight protein-tyrosine-phosphatase yields MSLPEPRDPAGPYRICIVCLGNICRSPMAAKVLTADLERAGIADLVQVDSAGTGSWHIGSGMDSRAASTLRVHGYLTEHVARKFDPAWFTERDLILVMDLDNLDDVLRLVPDRAEAGERVLLFRSFAPGGGPNPEIPDPYYGGDDGFSTVLSMVEAAAKGLTGELVALFGPRTGYEHGRDDRRDTPGAF; encoded by the coding sequence ATGAGCTTGCCGGAACCTCGTGACCCCGCCGGGCCCTACCGGATCTGCATCGTGTGCCTGGGCAACATCTGCCGGTCCCCGATGGCGGCGAAGGTCCTGACGGCCGACCTGGAACGCGCCGGGATCGCCGATCTCGTGCAGGTCGACAGCGCCGGGACCGGGAGCTGGCACATCGGATCCGGTATGGACTCCCGTGCCGCGTCGACGCTCCGCGTCCACGGCTACCTCACCGAGCACGTCGCGCGGAAGTTCGACCCCGCCTGGTTCACAGAGCGGGACCTCATCCTGGTGATGGACCTGGACAACCTCGACGACGTGCTCCGGCTCGTCCCGGACCGCGCCGAGGCCGGCGAGCGCGTCCTGCTGTTCCGCTCCTTCGCCCCCGGCGGTGGCCCCAACCCCGAGATCCCCGACCCCTACTACGGCGGCGACGACGGTTTCAGCACCGTGTTGAGCATGGTGGAGGCGGCGGCCAAGGGGCTGACCGGCGAACTGGTCGCCCTTTTCGGTCCCCGCACCGGCTACGAGCACGGTCGGGACGACAGGCGGGACACCCCCGGTGCGTTCTGA
- a CDS encoding PP2C family protein-serine/threonine phosphatase: MVDPDSAGPAGTGRASAAVESVDILLIEDDAQDAFLVEELLADTALDARITWVDTLGKAREHLDDFRGCVLLDLNLPDAGGMDLLREVLTTADSAAVVVLTGLNDEHEGIAAVAAGAQDYLVKGQVDGSLLARSLRYSVERQRADENARQLREAELHARENMRLERGLLPQVLLDDSPLSHRSFYRPGRKRALVGGDFFDAVQKDGTTHAIIGDVSGHGPDEAALGVSLRIAWRALVMGGVAEDTVLPALEEILASERAQDEMYATLCQVSLDVRSEKARIRLFGHPPPLVIKDGVVEEVPAVPRPPMGVFPDADIDVEEFPFPQGATLMLYTDGLVDAYDGAPPARLEVQGLSRILDGVLKSGCSIMDLPEHLVDEAERHNGGPLQDDVAMMLLTHGAER; encoded by the coding sequence ATGGTAGATCCCGATTCCGCGGGGCCGGCGGGGACCGGCCGCGCATCGGCCGCCGTCGAATCGGTCGACATCCTGTTGATCGAGGACGACGCGCAGGACGCGTTCCTGGTCGAAGAGCTGCTCGCCGACACCGCGCTGGACGCCCGTATCACCTGGGTCGACACACTCGGTAAGGCACGTGAGCACCTCGACGACTTCCGCGGTTGTGTGCTCCTCGACCTCAACCTGCCCGACGCCGGCGGCATGGACCTGCTGCGCGAGGTGCTCACCACGGCCGACTCAGCGGCCGTCGTGGTTCTCACCGGCCTCAACGACGAACACGAAGGCATCGCCGCCGTCGCGGCCGGTGCCCAGGACTACCTGGTCAAGGGCCAGGTCGACGGCTCCCTCCTGGCGCGCAGCCTGCGCTACTCCGTCGAGCGCCAGCGCGCCGACGAGAACGCCCGCCAGCTGCGCGAGGCCGAACTCCACGCGCGCGAGAACATGCGGCTGGAGCGCGGCCTGCTGCCCCAGGTGCTGCTGGACGACTCCCCGCTGAGCCACCGCTCCTTCTACCGCCCCGGCCGCAAGCGCGCCCTGGTCGGCGGCGACTTCTTCGACGCCGTGCAGAAGGACGGCACCACGCACGCCATCATCGGCGACGTCAGCGGGCACGGCCCCGACGAGGCCGCGCTCGGCGTGAGCCTGCGCATCGCCTGGCGCGCCCTGGTCATGGGCGGCGTCGCCGAGGACACCGTCCTGCCCGCGCTGGAGGAGATCCTGGCCAGCGAGCGCGCCCAGGACGAGATGTACGCCACGCTGTGCCAGGTCAGCCTGGACGTGCGCAGCGAGAAGGCGCGGATCCGCCTGTTCGGCCATCCGCCGCCGCTGGTCATCAAGGACGGCGTGGTCGAGGAGGTCCCGGCCGTGCCCCGGCCGCCGATGGGCGTGTTCCCCGACGCCGACATCGACGTCGAGGAATTCCCGTTCCCGCAGGGCGCCACGCTCATGCTCTACACCGACGGCCTGGTCGACGCCTACGACGGCGCCCCGCCCGCGCGCCTGGAGGTCCAGGGCCTGTCCCGCATCCTCGACGGCGTCCTGAAGAGCGGCTGCTCCATCATGGACCTGCCCGAGCACCTTGTGGACGAGGCCGAACGCCACAACGGCGGCCCGCTCCAGGACGACGTCGCCATGATGCTCCTCACCCACGGGGCCGAGAGGTGA